aggagtgaattaatgagtttcaaacaactaaacaacacacacaacaacagggtcttcaagctttccacttcGATTTTGAAGACATCAAAGTATCTTGTTCAACATACATAATACAAATACAAAATGATGTTGACATCCAACAAGTGATTAACCGTTGAATAAGTACTAAAGTTCTTAACCCCAATGTGCAACGTAAAGATtcgactaaaaaaaattgacataaTACAACATTTAAAGAACTTGTTCAAAACTTAAAGGACAATATCTATATCAACCATCTCGACAAAACAAGATCCACATTTTTCTAAAGTATTAGTAGTTTCAttactattataattttattttatcgaTTCCATATACTATCTTTCATACACCTTTATCTAATATATAAGTTATATTTCAATTAGTTGTCAGTCCTTATtccgttttttttttatgttttttatatataaatttataaccaaatactattttttttattatagtttacaatatataaaaaaacaatttttattatagcatcttttatttcaattatcaACTATTtcttaatttcatattttaaaattataatttatatactttatttttatcaatccAAATTTACATGTGTAAGAAAGATTTCCAATCACTGTTTTTTTCCTCAACATTCAATAACTAATTTATCATTACATACATATCATCTgaataaattaactttttatgtttaattttttaaatcactgaattaatatttattatttttcaaaaacacatcaatatttttatttcaattttctattattgatctttaaactttttaacaaactaaaaatacaaaatttaattctgaattattactatttattcACCCcgattcaaatttattataaaaatataaaacaaaataagccATAATTTGTTCTCCCGAATTATagttaattatttcaaaatacctaaaatatatttcatttcgttcatttttattatcctttcaaaattttaattcaacaaatataataacaataaattttttacatgATTATTTCGTTAtccatataattataaaaactgtagtacatattttttttccatttcatatttgctatttcattttttaaaattatttcaatttttaattcacCAATTACTATAAATATCCACACATTTTTAATCTCCgtcaatatttaaattttataatattcaatttttctacGAGACTAGATTATATTCCAccttacataattttaaattattttccttaAACTATTTCAAATTTGTTCTCCccaattttatttcaaatttttaaattaattttctacctacaaaacattttaaaatttatcttatcctattatttttcattcttcttccCCACTCCCCTACTAAGCAAAAAAGAGAGCAACCTTTCACACCCATGGAAGAAATGAAATGAACTCTAATGGGGTTTTAGGTGAATTCAATTTTCTCGAAGACCCAACTCTGACAACCCACTGAACCGTTCTTCTCCACCACTGCAAACCACCCCCAAAACTCAGACCCTGTAAAcccaatttcaagaaaaaatttGTCATCTACATTTCCAAAACAAGGTCAGAATTGGATTCCGATAAAGCCAAATTCTCAATAAATGAGTGTTTTCCTTGGAAGTAGTGTACACAGATCCAGTGGGAGAAATATTTTCCATTCTATAGTACTGCAGACAAAACACCTTAATCATGTATCAACTTAAAACATAACCTATACTCATTCCAGGGGTGCCAAGATCAATTCAGCCCATTTTTGGCCAATCCAACAAAAGTGTGGTGGATTCAGCTTATTtgtaaaaattatacaaaataaaattagtagTTCGTGTTGTTATAAGATGTAAATTCATTACTTTTTTTGACAAATTTTTCATACACCTTCATatctttttttctataattatattttttaattttaataatgatttttattttttactttttaagtgGTGATAATTGTTTATATAGTAAATCTTAGAGGTTGAGGTAAGTTTTATAATTGTGTTTTggcttgtttgttttttttcttttaagtcaaaaaaactaaaactaaaataaaattagcaaGGTGGGATAGGAAagcacaaaactaaaaaaaaaatcacaccgAAAACGTTGATTACAACGAATATTCTTGTAAATTCTCTCACACATGTTCAAATAATGAAATTGTTATTTCAAACTCCAGGATTGAAGAATAATGAAAATGTTGCGGAGGGAAGGGAGGTATGAGATGCAGACGTGGTTATGCTTcatttaagattatttaaaattttaaaaaatgttcaaatggacttttcacaattaatatggaggtggaagaaaaaggtatggagatggaggaagaaattgtgatgctctttaattttttattacttttttttctatttacttggtttcattaatatcattttttgaataataaaatataaaaaaaaatcatattttaatattttaataaaaaaatacctaataaaataaaacaaatatcaaCTATACtttaactaaataaattatgtataaaaaattaatataaataaaattttatataaaacatcaattttaattttaaaagcatgatttttcttaaaaaaaatataaaaaaatagataatcgGATTAAGAGATTAGACAAACTAATTAATATAGAATGACAGATTCAAAAAAATTGACatgctttaaatgtttacaGACTCATCCACCAAACTCCATCCACTCTCTAATTCATTTTCcaggtaaataaaataaattattatttttattctaaaaatcaGTAGTAGAGTATATGTATGTGGGTATTTCTCATCAATTTAAATTGATGTGGACATTATTTTTGCATTTGGGTTGTATAAAGAATTAGAGTGGTGAAATAtagttttcaaataaatttcaaattccaTTATGACTCTTTCAACAAATTGATACTAGTGACGAATAAGATTGTCTTGGGCTtgagttttaaagaaaaaaacattgcATTAGGGATAACGATGATGGTGACATGGGTTAGGTTGAGTTTCTATAATCTTAAACAATCCAAACCAATCCCATCTTAATTAAGTGGCGTAGGTTAACTAATTACAAAAAATaccatatttttaaaatttgaaaaaaaatcacaaaatttatttatttttaagattcttgttttttaatttaatacacAAAGGCTACAATTTGATGAAGACTTTATATTTTACAATTGTCTTTGAGAAAGTGGATTATCATTCCATTAACACCAAGTTAGCATAAGGGATTAACACTAACTAAGATCCTTCCAATTtccatttattttttctcttttattttaccAACAAGTTCACTGACACGTTTCAGGAAAAGCTGATGAGCCAGAATGGCGCCAACGCAAATCAGAAGACAGAAATTTTGTATggcttaaaaaatattattgggaGCACGTGACACATGCCAATATGAGTTGCCATGCTCCATCAAATAAATTAACATCTTATTATCATGGAAGattcattttattatatgttaattaaaatcaatttcaacTAAATTAAATGCTTGCTCAAATTTATGTtactattaaattaaaaacacaaaatattcTAAATATTAAGCATTTACTTTAACAACTTTTGAATTAacaaatttttgtttaaaatttataagtatTTATAACATTTCACAACAGTAAGCTATTTCATAAATTCCATAAAATTTAGAGAtataatcataattaaatataattaatgatacttcatttatcaaatatttaaataactcGGATAAACTATTAAtgattttatgttatttataacTAAAACGATTACTATTTAGttaatactttaaaataaaatgtttaacTTTAAAATTGATTGAATACATCTTTAATCATTTTAACGTCTAATAGTattttccatatatatatatatataagataatttgatttaaaagtagaaaataaTTGTGAATAggaaataaaatgaatatgaGGAGGTTCTATTAAAGGGGTAAGATAGATAATTAGGTGTAGCGAGCAGGAGGTTTGGATTTCCGTTAATCCTTTCTCTCTCTTGTCTCTGAATCCAAATAATTTCGCAATCGCCGGCCACAAAAATAAAACCCGAACagcaacaataataaataataaataataaattgtaaATGGTttgagaaaagggaaaaaaagatTTGAATATTTGGGAGAAAACGATAACGaaagaataataataagttatatAGATTAAATTGGATTCTGTTACTCTTGCTTTCTTTTCCCTCAGAACAACAACATCCAACCAATCTCCTTCCGTTTTGTGTAGAACCAACCATTCATCCAGCGATTCCATGGTGGCGAGAGGCGTGCCGGCGATGACGGCGGCGGCCGTGGCTGCCCTTGACTTAACGGAATCCTCCAACTGGTGGCGGGACATCAACAACTCTCCGCTATGGCAGGATCGCATCTTTCACCTCCTCGCCATCCTTTACGGAATCGTCGCCGCCATCGCTCTGGTATTCCTTCTACGCCATTTTTTCCACGTCTCTCTTATGCCAGATTTCAATTTCGAGTTCCGTTAGGGTTTTCCCTGTGCTTGTTTTATTATTCGCTGATTGTTGTGATTGTAATCTTACGATGTTAGGTTCAATTAGTGCGAATACAATTGAGAGTGCCGGAATATGGTTGGACCACGCAGAAGGTCTTTcactttctcaatttcttggTGAATGGGGGTTTGTATCATTCTAATCTAACCTTTTTCTTTTCGTTTTGTTTTTTGCATGTACgtaatttgaatattttcatttatatgatGCTTGATGATTTTCTGGCGCAAAGTTTAAGCTCTTTCTGGTTTTGCAGTTCGGTGTTTTGTTTTCGTCTTCCGTCGGGATGTGCAGAAGTTACAGCCAGAGGTAGAGATAatttgtttcagttttttttttttttttttcaattccatcgtaaattaaatttgatattCTCATAGCTAATGCTCAGCCTCTTGTGTGTAGATTGTTCAACATATCTTACTCGACATGCCTAGTCTGGCTTTCTTTACAACTTATGCTCTGTTAGTACTGTTCTGGGCTGAGATTTATTACCAGGCAAGTTCAACTTTCGGTGATGTactgtttttcttcttattaGCGTCGGATATTGCTATTTCGGTGGGCTGATTATGTGTCTATGATGTTGCATGTTTGCAGGCCCGTGCTGTATCTACTGATGGTCTCAAACCAAGTTTCTATACTATTAATGCTGTGGTTTATGTTATTCAGGTGAAAAATTCTTGCTCACGATTGCATTTGTTACTGTTCCCACTCAGCACACTAGGCTGAACTTCTTTTTGAGACCATGGATGTGGCGTGCCGTCTGCTTCCATTTTTAATTGCATTTCTTGACTTTTATAGAAACTACAACTAATAGTGTCAATCAATACGATACTGAAGTTATTAAAGGTACAGATAGGGCTGTATAAGATGGGTTGACCCTCCTCACGTTATGCTTTGTAGAAATAGTCCTTCGCATAACACTTCTAGTTGTGCCCATTTTTTATAGGAGCTCCAAAATCCTCCGTAGTTATTTCTTTGTTAGATCTGTTGCAAGTTGAACCCATCTATTTGCCCTATGTTTTTCCCCAGAAGAGAACTGTTTAATGCCCAGGTTTGTGTGTTAATCTCTATCAGATGTATCTATGATAGTTAGAAATGGTGGGCTATTTTGGAGCTTATAAAAAATTCTAGCTGTCTTTAATTGTTATGGATGAAGAAATAATTGCTTCTGATTCAACCTAGAAGGTGCCACTGGTATAAAATTCTCTGTAGCAGATTCACTGTCGGTGCTTGAGTACAATGACAAGGCTGCTGCATATGACTCTTTGGGTTCGGGCTTAATATTGGCTTTGGCAAATGTGTAAAGCCATCAGTGGCCACTTCTGGGTGTTTTTCCCTTTGATCTAAACCTCTACTGAGTTCATAAAAACAGGTCATGTCACCTGAACTGAACCATTTTAACCTCACAACACAACATAATTGGATCTAAGTTGATTAACCTGGTCCTTGCTGTGCAAACTATTAAAAAAGATATCCCCTGCCCCTCCAAATGACAGAGTGGGCCATCCTAACAAGTGAAACCATCTAGGCAGCTCAGGTTCTTGGTGCTGTATTCTTTCTGaatacattttttctttttcttttttgtcatGCAACTCTGTCGAACATTAACTAGCATACAGCATCTTCTTGATTCCACCTCTCATCCTGCACCCTTCCCCCCAACCCCATCCTAAATGCCAGCTCCTAACCATTGGTCCTTTTACCATCTCTCTCCACTTGGTTACTGTTGACAACTCCTCCCCATCCACCTTAAACTTCAAATGACTGGTACTAGAGGGTTTCCTAACCTTGAAATGTGTTCTACATCATAATCTgttgattatttttttcaagGTTGGGGTTCAAAATACAGAGAAATTACTGCTCTGATACCAAGTTATAAAGTCATAGGTTCAGGGTTGGagaagaaggaaaaaataaagacaagactaaaaactaaaaactgAAAATATATTTGACAGATATAATGGGTTCCAATACCTTAGTGTAATACTCTTGTTTATACTAATAATTAAGTCATGTTCTAATACTACTAGTACGTGCCAAGTCTACTAACAATATGCATAACTTTGTAAAGTAAACAATCAAGACGTTCTAagataatgtaaaatattttctatttattaagaaaatattttaagtttgtGTTTTTCACTTCATTTTTGTCCTCAAATTGATTTTTCATTATTGAGTCAGTGtagctttattattttttcaacttTTCTGTGGCCTATATTCTTCTGTTCTGTGATATCTATTTGGAGTTTAATGTTGactgattttgaatttgtagatttttctgtttttgtttattttggtaAATTATAGAGTATGTCCCAGACTTAGTCAGTTAGAACTTACAGCTGTCTCTAACACACATTTCTGTTATGTTTCTGTTGAGACTAAATGACAGTTGTTAGATTTAATCAACTATAGTGATCTATGAATAGGAATCTTCTGTATCTCAGATTATGAGTTCAGATATCAGTAATAATTATTCAGATTTCTCTCAACCTCTCTGTCATGCCATTCTAACagtaaattttttttcatgCGTTTCAGATTACTTTATGGTTGATATTATGGTGGAAACCTATCAGCATACTCGTCATCCTGTCTAAGATGTTCTTTGCAGGTTTAACTATGATATTTTGTGATTTATGAGGGGTTAACTATCAGATTTACTGATCAtgattttaatcatattttccTATCCATATATGTAGGGGTCTCTTTGTTTGCAGCCCTTGGCTTTCTTCTCTACGGTGGGAGGTGATTGtctatttcaattttcaattgcATCTGCCGTTATTTGTTTAGATTGTGCAATGAAATTAATGTGTCTGTATTTAAGAATTACACTAAGTTTGGAATTCTGCCTTGTCTGAACTTAGAagagaaaaactaaaaaataaaaatcaattcatATTACTAGATATAGCCAATTGAATTCTTCAAATATTTACCACCTGTCAGAACTGATGAAATTTAAATAGTGCAAAAACATTGATGCCTTGTACATGTTTTGTTGTTAGGACTTTGTCTGTATTTAGGCCCCTTCCTTGAAATTTGTATGGTCATAATTCTCAATAGCAGCTAAAATATAACTTCATAAGCTTTTAGGGTGAAAGTGGAGTTGTGGCCAGTTGTAATTCTTTAATATACGCCTGTATTATAAATTAGAATACACAAGTCGGAGAGTAAGACTCTTACTTTCCTCATTCTCTCAATTAGACATTCTCCatattctctctcttctctccctctccTCACTCCTTACCATCTCAAACtacaatattttcatttttatttgtatatctTCGTCTTTCTAACCATCTTTCTTTCAATTTAGTCTCTTTTATTTTCTATCTGTTAATTGAATTTCAGtagttgtattttttaaaagtgcCAGTGTTAAAGTCTTATATTACTATCAAAATTGTTCGTTGtaaatctaaaatttaattattatgaaTTTCAATTACAATATAgtttatgtattaaaaatattattttatcatgattttttaattatataaaagtaaataataaatatttatgtggcATAATCAAGCTAAAATACTAGTTTTGGTATAGTGATTGTTAACCAAGATCTCCAGTTATCATACAGAAAAAAAGTTAACATTTTCCCAGTGACAGTCTTATGATTCTTTTTTGTGATATGATTGATGCTAAGAAGATCTAATGCCAGCAAATGGCACCAAAGAAGAGGCCTTAGAATGAAATTCAATGCAAGTGTACAGAACCCATGAAAACAAGTGCTTTCTGCTTCAAAGCCCCAAAGAAACTGCATATATCACACTCACACACTATCTAAGAACCTTTTTCCTTAACAGCTCTGAAGCACTTTCTCGTGAAAAGCCCCAAAATATCATTCCCGAAGAAAGTAGTTAATTTAAAATGCTGAAATAAGTGGGTCATAGTTTCAGAGCTTATGTTGTACATAACGTTGTTGGCTAGCAGattatttaagaaataatttgAGTGGACACTGTCAGGTACTTCACCCGAAACAAAAGATTTCTGAATGGGTCAAAGGGTGAAGCTTTGAGAGCCTGTGAACTCCTTAGAAAACAAAAGAGGAATTTACCAGTCACttgttatattctaaattttatttgtgTACTTCATGTGTATGTGTCTTTAGTATTAGTATTGTTTCATTTCTCTTCTATCTTTTGTATTTCTGTTCTGACCCTCCTCTATGACAGACTATTCTTGACGCTGCAACGCTTTCCTGTTGAATCCAAAGCCCGACGTAAGAAGCTGCAAGAGGTGTGTATTCTGTTTTACTAGGAAACTTTCTGTATTTATCTAGTCTGCTCCTCACTCCTCCCTTTCCTTTACCCAGAGTTAATCTACCTGATCTTTCTAATGCAGGTTGGATATGAGACTACCATATGCTTTTCATGTTTCCTTATCAGATGTGTCATGGTTAGCCCCTTTTTCTCTAAAGACTAAAGTGATTCTTATTGCCTGGTCCTTAATTTGAGTTTGATCATATTTTGTTTTCAGATGTGCTTTAATGCATTTGATAAAGCTGCTAACCTTGATGTCTTGGACCATCCCATTctgaattttatatattaccTGGTGAGTTTGTATGTTTGTTTGTATTTCTTCATTGTGGTACTTTGTTTTTTCTATATTCCCCACTTTTTCTCATTGTTGTGCTGTTCAAGTTATATCATTTCTATATTTAGGTCTATTTTGGGCTTATATGGTTAATCTTGGTTTGAGATTAATTCTGAAAGCTGACACATTCCCTACTTAAATTTTGTTGGACACTGTTAAATTACATGCATTGGTTTTATGAACCTATATAAATTCGTCTTTTCTTTTTGGCACA
The sequence above is a segment of the Phaseolus vulgaris cultivar G19833 chromosome 2, P. vulgaris v2.0, whole genome shotgun sequence genome. Coding sequences within it:
- the LOC137811665 gene encoding protein TOM THREE HOMOLOG 1 — translated: MVARGVPAMTAAAVAALDLTESSNWWRDINNSPLWQDRIFHLLAILYGIVAAIALVQLVRIQLRVPEYGWTTQKVFHFLNFLVNGVRCFVFVFRRDVQKLQPEIVQHILLDMPSLAFFTTYALLVLFWAEIYYQARAVSTDGLKPSFYTINAVVYVIQITLWLILWWKPISILVILSKMFFAGVSLFAALGFLLYGGRLFLTLQRFPVESKARRKKLQEVGYETTICFSCFLIRCVMMCFNAFDKAANLDVLDHPILNFIYYLMVEILPSSLVLFILRKLPPKRGITQYHPIR